CAGCCCGTCTTTTTTAAAGCCAGGCCGATGCTTAGCTCCCAATGAACCTGCGCTCCCGTTCCGAGCAATCTCACATCGAAGCCTCTTTTCTTCAGAAGCTCCGTGCGGTAAGCGCAGTTCACCCCTTTCAAAAAATCGACCTCCCGGGCAGGCCCTATGCCAAGATGATGATTTCCGATCATTCTGCCGAACCATTGCAGTTTGCCGACCACTTCCGCTCCCTTGTCGATAAATCTTCCGTTCTCGCAAATCCAATCCCTGCCGCCGACACCGCCGATCTTCGGATCCTCCGCAAAATAGCGATCCATCCTCTCCAGCCAGTCGGAATGCGGCTCGGAATCATCGTCCGTTATCGCGACAATATCTCCGGAAACTTCTGCCAACCCTTTGTTCATCGCCTGTACGACGCCGGGAATGTGAATCGTAACGGTTTTGGTCTGATTATCGCCGGCGGAGAAGCTTTTCAAATAGTTCAGCGTTTCCGTATCGTCATTGCGGGTGATGACAATGATCTCATACGGGGGCATGGTTTGACGCTTGATGGCATCGAGGCATCGGGTCAAATCATTTAATCGGCGATAGGTTGGTATCAAAACACTGATCCTCAACCGGAGCTCACCCCGCCTTCCCAGTAATTCGCTATTGCGTCAACGTTTTAACGAGCCGCTTCGCTTCGCCGAACGGTGTATCGATCGTTTCGTAGATCCGAATGATAAAATTGGAATCGAACTGATCGATGCGCAAATTTTCAAACGAGACCGACTGCCAGCCGCTCGTAAGACGGCCCACGCCGGTGAACGGAATGTCTTCATCATCCAAAATGCGGCCGAGCGAATCGGCCAATTCCACTTTCAATTTCGAGAAATTTTGATCGACGACGATGTTTTCCTCGCGTTCGATGTCCAAATCAAGCTTTAATCGATACGAATAATTGCCTTTGCCGCCTCCATAATAAATATTCTCGACCTTGCTCCAGTCCTTAAGCTTCACGCGGAACGGGTACATGTTTATAGCGGATTCGTTATCTTCTTTTTGAGCGTATACCCCGAAGGTTGCGATCGGGATGCTGAAAGGATACGCGGATTCGCCGTCAAGCAGCTTCATTCGCAGATTTTCTCCTGTTTCCGTGTTAGGCATGATGAAGGAGTAGCTGATCACATACCCCAAGTTGGGGGTAAGCGACTGGGCGACCGTCTTTTGCCGCGTGCCCTTGTAGCTCTTGCCGTCGGAGCCGAGCAGCTCCGCCTGGAAATTAGGAACCGGCAGCGGGTTGTCGCTTTGGTTTTCCAGCTTAAATTTGGCAATAAGCGTTTTGTACCCGTCCCCTTCTCCTTCATGCACATGCAGTTCCACCATATACATTTTAACGCCGGCCGGTATAAATTTGCTGAACGGATCGAAGGCGATCGGCTTGTTCACATCGTTCATGGGGACCGCATTCGCGGAGGCCGGAGCGTTCGCGTTGTCCGGAAGCTGAATATTCATGCGTCCTACCGCATACTCGACCTTGCTCTGATCCGCCTCGATAAACGTTTCCGGAGTGACAACGTCCACACTCTTCAGCCTGGCGCCGCTCTCCGTAGGTATCGCAAAATACACCTGCTGTTTTTCCCCGGGATCCAGCGTGACCACCGGCTTCGATTCCTGCTTGACTCTTCGTCCCGTATAAACCTTCTGATCCGATTTGCCGTCCAGCCTGAATTCGGGGATCGTCTCCTTCATCGTTCCTTTATTTTCGGCAAGCAAGGTAACGACGGTGACAGGTCCCTCATCCGTGTTTTGATCGTTCAGATTGACCGGCGTAAACTCCAATGCGGGCGATAAAACCGGGATTGTAAAAGATTCCCCCCAGCTTCGCACCCAACTGCTGTCCGTCACGGCCGCATTGCTTCCATGCCATTCCATGGACGAAATAGGGATGGACAGCACCTTCGTCTCGACAATCGGGTATTTGAAGTCATCGATTCTGACCCACGTCATCGCGGATAAGGAGATTTGGTCGACCCGATTGACGACAATCATATAACTGAGCTCGACTTTTTCCTGCGGCAGAACAACGGTAGGATTACCGGCACTCGGACGCAGCGTATAAGTCACGCCGGCGTTCGATTCCACCCTGACCTCGTACTCGGGGACACGAGTAAGCTCCGTCCCCGTATTATGCAATCGAATGACTGCGCCGAGTCTTGTTTTCCCGGACAGCTGTTCATTAATAACGCTCTTAACCTCTGCGTTTAAAGTATCTGTCAATTTGTAAGCTGCGGTGGAAGCCGCAGCCGAAGTCGTTCCATCGGCGTACAACGGATACGGGAACGCGGATGTCAGCAAAGAAGTTGAAAGCATTACTGCTGCCATGTTTTTCTTCCAATTTTTCACTATGCAAGCCTCCATGGTTATTTTCGTCCTTCGGCAGAAGCCATGGGAATCTTATCTTTATCCTTCAAAAGCTCTTTACCGGAAACGACGATCATTTCCCCTTCCTTCACACCGGAAAGCACTTCAGCGAAAAAATCGTTGGAGCGGCCCAGCTGAATCTGGCGTTTTTCCGCAATATCCCCGGAGTTTACGAACACGAAAGTTTCCCCGCCGGGCTCCCGGATTACGCTTTGCAGCGGAACGGCGAGCACGGTTTGCTCGCTCTCGTCGGACAGCTGCACCCGCGCTCTCATGCCCGGCTTCAGGGCCATATCCTTGTTCGGCACTTCCAAATTGAGCTCATACGCTTTCGTCTGCGGGTCAATGACCGCGGACACGTAGGTGATTTTGCCTTTTGATTTTTGCTCCGACCCTGGTACATAATAGGTCAGCTCCGTTTTGCCGCGCGCGATTTTCGCTGTTTCTTCGTTTAACAGCACCTTGATTTTGATCGGATCGAGCTTGACGACTTGCCCTACACGGCTGCCCGCCTGCACCGTCATCCCAGGGACTACGGGCAGATCCGTCAAAATACCGCTGACCGGCGATTTCACCTCCAGATTCGCCAGCACCTGCTCCGCCTGCTGCAGCGCAAGCTGCGCATTAAGCTGCTGCGATTTCAATGAGGCGATCTTGTCGGAAGCATCCGATGTTTTTTGCTTTTGCTTTAGAGCGTCCAGGTCCATCTGGTTTTTTTTCAGCTCAACCTCGGCCTGGTTCAGCTCGGCTTTCGTCCCTTTGCCGCGGTCGTAATCGTTCCTCAGCTTGTTAAATTTTTTCGTCAATTCTTCCACTTCGAGCTCCAGCTTCTGAACGGAGCGGTCCAGCTCCAGCTTGCTGCTTCTCGTTTCTTTCGCTGCGAGTTCGATCGCCTCCTGCGCGTTTTGCAGGGAGAGCTGCGCCTGGGTTCGCTGTCTGTCCGCATCCTCCGAGCTGAGCTTGACGATAACCTCGCCTTCTTCCACCAGATCGCCGCGTTTTTTCAAAATTGCCCCGACGTCTCCGCCCGTTTTGGCGAGCGCATCGATCTGCACGGAGGACAGTACCTCGGCCGGCAGTTCAAGAGGCTCGGCGATTTTTTGCTTGGCGATTTTCTCCATCTTCACCGCGGACTCGACTTGAGCGGAGTTCAGAGCTTTGTCCGCCGGAAGCACTGCGAACGAACACCCTGCAACTGCGATAATGGACACGGCGAGGCCGGCGGCACCGGTTATTTTCAGAGCTGTCCATAATGAACGCGACTTGCTTCTTTTTTGTCTCACGAAACGTGGCTCCTCCTTCCTGTTTGCTGATCGCGGTTCGGATTGCCCAATCCGATCCCGTCATACTCCAGACCGGCACGCCGGCTCTCGCCCAGCGCATTGCGCCCGTCAATAAGCAAAGGCCGGCGCATGACGGAGCGCAAATAATCCGGCTCAAGGTTCACGTATTCCGGCCATTCCGTGACAAGCAGCGCCGCTCCCGCATTTTTTAAAACTTCCTCCAGATTGCTTCTCAAGCGGACTTTGGCCGGCAGCAGGGGGCGCGCTTTCTCCAGAGCGACGGGATCGTGCACGAAAACCTCCGCCCCCTCATCGATCAAAGCATTGATGATCGGAATGCTCGGCGCTTCGCGCAAATCGTCGGTTCCCGGCTTGAACGTAAGGCCGAGCACCGCGATCTTTTCCCCGTAAATCGGGTATACATGTTCTCTGAGCTTTTCGATGACTCTGTATTTCTGCTCGTTATTGACTTCGATGACGGCGGACAGCAGCTTGAATTCGTAGCCGTTCGTGTCGGCGATATACTGCAGCGCTTTTGTATCCTTCGGAAAACAGCTTCCTCCGTATCCGATGCCGGCCCTGAGGAACGATGAGCCGATTCGCGGATCCGTTCCGATAATCCGGGCGACGTTCGTCACATCGGCGCCGACCCTGTCGCATACGTTGGCAATTTCGTTGATGAAGCTGATTTTCATGGAAAGAAACGCGTTGGCCGCATACTTGGCAAGCTCCGCACTTCTTCGGTCGACTCTGATGAGCGGCACATGCGTGAGCCCTGCCGGCCGCGGCGTATGGTCGGGAGCCTTGAAGCTTTGGCTAATAATCGAAGAGTACAAATCGGTCAGAACCGCTACCGACGAGTCGTCGCCTCCGACAACGATCCGATCCGGATACAACGTATCGTAAACCGCCTTGCTTTGCGATAAAAATTCGGGATTGGAAGCTACGGAAACCTTGTCGCCCAAGCCGGCCTCATCGATCATCCCGGCAATCTGATCCGCCGTCCCGACCGGCACGGTGCTTTTGTTCACCAGCACGGTCGGCTTCTCTTTCCCGCTCAAATACCGGGTTGTATTTTCGACGGCCGCAAGCAGGTAGGAAAGATTGGGCGATCCGTCCGGCCCCGCCGGCGTGCCTACCGCGAAAAAGATAACGTCCGCCTCCAGCACCGAATCCAGATAAGATGTGGTGAAAGCAAGGCGGTCCCGCGACTCCGCCATAAGCTCGCCCAATCCCGGTTCGAATATCGGCAAAACGCCATCGTTCAGCCGATCGATCTTGCCGATATCCAGATCGACGCAAGTGACCTCATGCCCGAGATATGCTAACGTGACTCCCGTTGTCAACCCGACATAACCTGTGCCAATAACCGTAACTTTCATATTCGATTCTCCTGTCTAGCCGATGGCCTGGGATTGCTTGCGCACCATTTTTTCCATTTCCTCCAGCAGCTGCGTCCGCAATTCCGAATTTTGCATGGCGAAATCGAGCGTCGTCAAAATAAAACCAAGCTTTTCCCCCACGTCATAACGTACCCCTTGGAAATGATAGGCATATACGTTTTGAATCTCATTTAATCTGCGAATCGCATCGGTCAGTTGAATCTCGCCGCCGGCACCCTCCTCTTGAAGGTCCAGAAACCGGAATATTTCCGGATTTAAAATATAACGCCCCATGATGGCCAAATTCGAAGGAGCCTGCCCGGCCGGCGGTTTCTCGACAAACGTGCGGACTTGATATAATCTCCCCTCTTTCGCTATCGGATCGATAATGCCGTATCGCTGGGTTTCGCTATCCGCTACCGGCTGGACCCCGATGATCGACCCGCCGGTGCTTTCATACTGGTGGATGAGCTGCTTCAAGCAGGGAACTTCGGCTTGCACGATGTCGTCGCCGAGCAGCACCGCAAACGGCTCGTCGCCGATAAATCTTCTCGCGCACCAGACCGCATGGCCGAGACCCTTCGGCTCTTTTTGACGTATGTAATGGATATCGACCTTGGACGAACGCTGTACGGCTTCAAGCAGCTTCAGCTTGCCTTTCTCCGCCAGGTTGTTTTCGAGCTCGAATGCGTGGTCGAAATGATCTTCGATCGCCCTTTTTCCTTTACCGGTCACGATGATAATGTCTTCGATGCCGGCTTCCACCGCTTCTTCCACGATGTACTGAATCGTCGGTTTATCGATGATCGGCAGCATTTCCTTCGGCATCGCCTTGGTGGCGGGCAGAAATCTCGTCCCGAGCCCTGCGGCGGGGATGATGGCCTTTCGCACTTGTTTCATGTATACTCCTCCGTTTTCTGCATTAAGATATGGCTTGATTTTCGCGTTAAAAAAACTAATTATACCGTCTTATCGGCGTAGGTCGGCGAACACTAAACGCTTCTTAAGGCACGATTCCATCCACTTCGCCTTCTCGCCGCAATCTCGGATAAAACGATATAACTAGAGTTTTTAGAAAATAAATCAAGAGAAATAGGGCATCTAACCCTCCCTCACGCCACACCCTTGACAATGAAATGTCTAAGGTTCCTTTGAACCCACAGCATGGCCGAGTGCCTACAATGATAAAGGTGTAGTAGACATTACCTGTTTTATTAAAGAAGCGTGATTATTAATATGCTGCGGTTACCGTTCCATCCGACTTGTTAAACACGGTTCCGATAACGTTCGCTTTGACGTGCGCCAAATCTTCCTTCAGCTTTTGGGCTGCCGCGCGTTTCACCTTGCCGTATTCGACGACAACGAGCACGCCGTCGCTTTTGGCCGCTATGACCTTGGCGTCAATAAATGCGGAGGACGGGGGCGTATCGATCAGAATGACATCGTAACGCGTCTTCAATTCATCCAGCAGCGCATCCATCTTTTTGGACGCGGCAAGCTCGGAAGGATTGGAAATCGCCGATCCGGAAGTGATGCAGTCCACATTTTCGATGCCCGTACTCCGGACAATTTCGTTTAAGTTCGGGGAGCTGGCCGCAAAGAGACTTGTCAGCCCGACCCGATTATCTCCGCCGAAGGCAAGATGCAGGGACGGATGGCGAAGATCGCCGTCGACGACGAGAACTTTCCTGCCGGCCTGTGCATAAGCGACGGCCAAGTTGAGAAGCGTTGTCGTTTTCCCTTCGCCCCGATTGGACGATACGACCGCAATGGTTTTCAGTTCATTGCCGTTTCCGGCAAAATCGATATTGATCCGCAAAATCCGGTATGCTTCCGATGTCGGAGAGCTTGGACTCAGATGCGTTACGATTGGAATATTAGATGCTGCCTTTGGCATATTCCCCCACCTTTCTTGGAGTGACGGCGCGGCCCGACGATTTCAGCTCGGATTTCTTCATAATAGGAATCGTTGAGAGCATCGGCGCGCCGAAAATTTTTTGAATATCTTCTTCCCTTTTGATCGTATCGTTCAAATACTCAAGCAGAAAGGCGATGCCGATCCCGAACAAAAGCGAAACCGCAAAGCTGATGATCACATATTGATTGGCTTTGGAATTCAGCGGTTTGGGTGCATCCGTCAGCTTGGCCGGGTTTAAGATGGTAACATTGTCAACCTTCATGATTTTGGGGATTTCCGTTTGGAACACTTCGGAAACGGCGTTGACGATCTTGACGGCTCTTGCATAGGAGGTATCCATTACGCTGAGCGTCATGACCTGGGTACCGTTAAAGGCGGATACGTTAACGATCGAAGCGAGCTGTTCAGGGGTAAGCTGCAAATCCGGGTACCTCATAACGACTTTATCCATAATCGCGGGAGTATTGATGATCTCTTTATAGGTGTCGATCAGTCTGATGTTTATGGCCATAGCTCCAAAATCCATCTGCTCCTTGCCCATCTGATCCAATTCGACCGTCTTATTCACAATTAGCTTCGTAGACGCCTGGTAAATCGGGACATTATTGACGTAGCTGAAAAAGATCGTAGTTATTGTCGAAACGAGGACAACTATAGCTATAAGCCATAGACGCTTCTTTATGATTTGCAAATACTCTTTGAGTTCCATTTACCGATTCCTCCAATAATCATAGTTAAAAATGTTATTTCGAACCCTCTGATACAATATGTATCATTTTCACATTACTTACTATATGATACATTCTGTATCCTGTCAACCATTTTTTCAAAGAAATCGCTCACTATTTTCGATGCAATTCGTTTCTTTTCTACAAATGAAGATCAAGAGAAAGCATGGGCTGGGGCATTTTAATTTGGAGAAAACCACCCGGCAACACGTTGCTCTATGAGGAATAACACGGGAAACGGGGCGCGTTGAAGATGCATAGCAAGCTCGAGGGAAAACGCGGTGAAGCTCCGAAATAGGGGATGTGAACGTGCCTCGGAACACATCTATCCGATGACCGGCGAATTCGATTACGACGGTCACCGCAGACCATGAGCCGATGAAAAACGCCTCTTTCTTTATATAAAAAAACTGAAACTGTGCCTACCCTTGAATATGGTTATTATGTTCGCCTTCCATGACATACTCGACGCTAACGGAAAAAAACCTTGCGATCTTGATCAAAGTTTCATAATCAGGCTGTCTGCGGTCATTCTCATAATGAGAAAGGGCTGCACGGGTCACCCCGATAATCTGTGCCAATTCTCCTTGCGTAATATGCCTTTGCTCACGCAGCTTAGAAATTCGCTTCCCTAATTTCATCTTGGCAGTATCAATCCTTTCCTATCCGTTTGTCTCCAAGAGCGGCCGAAACATCCCGGAAACGATGTAATCGCTTTCCCCCCGGCATATTGCATGATACAAAATAATATTTTCAACTAGTGTCGGTTACATTTCGTATCGTCCCTGGCATAAAAATAGGCTACGTATGCACATCTAGCACCTCCCCCACTTCCGGGAAGCTTGCTTCGTATGCGCTAAACGCGAAAGTTTGCAATCCCTCATCGCGTTTTGCAGCCAAAATATGCTTGGCGAGAAAACGAAAGCGGGACCGCTCGGCATGATCCATCAAAAATTCGACCGGGTAAAGGTAATGTCCGTCCTCCGCCTTTTCCTGTCCGGTCAATCTGCCGTCAATTACGATGGAGGAATGAGGCAGAATCAGCTTAAACGAAAGCACCGTGTCCGGAACGATCGGAATATTTAACCGCGAAATAAAACGAAGACCGGACGAGCCTAAGCTTTCCAACCGGATCGGCGCGAATTTCGTCTCTACTTTTTTTCCGTTCATCTCGCGAATGGTCATTAGACATTCCAGATCATCGTATTTTCCAGGCTTAAGCGTTTCATAGATCATAACTATTCTTCCCTTACTTCTATGATTAGTAATAGGACCTCAAATACAAAACGTACCCTAATATCTAATTTATGATACGTTTTGTATCTTTGTCAAGCTGAATTTAGGTTTTTTTACCTTTTATGGGGCAAAATCGAGGAAAACTGGGGGATCCCGTCTGGATTGAGGATTTACTCGGCTAACCTTCGGCGCAAAACCCGGCTTTGAATTAACATCAACCAATAATGGGATGCCATCACACCGGCCGCATCAACGAGGACATCGTACAATCTACCGTCTCTAAACGTATGCAGCTGTAAAATCTCCGTCACTACCGCAAATGCAATGGTAAGAAGCGCAGAGTATGCCCGATGTTTTATGAGTGCATAGATAAGCAAATCCAGAATTGCGAATCCCAAAAAATGTCCTGCTTTGATTATGAAAACGTGAGAGTGTGTCTTGAACATATCGTCAAATATAAAGAAATCGCGGTAATTCGAATAAGGATGCCATACAATTAAGACCTTGCCCTTAAAGGCATTATCCAAATTAACGGCACACGTAAAAATGAACAGCACTAGCGCCCATAACGCCGCTGCTGCCGCCTTTATACCGATCAAAGTCATCCGCAAGTCGACTCACTCCACGTAAAATGATGTTGCAGCTTATACTACTGCGCATTGAATCTCAGCCTAATGAAATTAGCAAAAACAGGGTATACCGCCTTTTTTTGTTTCGAGTAAAACCAGCGCTGATAATGTTTTTTGCACAGGGACCGGGCGTGGTATTTGTTTCCGCACCCGGGTTCCGAGCAAATGTGATCCTGGCGTTCCCTCCGCAGATCGTACCTTCCCGTCCGTCTAAGCCGTTGATGATGCTTGGAGCACAGCTGTTTGGCTTTGACCGGGTTCGAACAACCGCTAATCTTGCAAGTTTCCATTTCTTACAACTCCCTTTCAACATTTTTTGTCACATTTTGTATCATTGTGGATGCACCAAATCTCCGGAAAACCTCGATGTTATGCGGATATTTGTCTAAAATTGTAGATTAGGCAAGAAAAAAGGGTTCAAATTATCGATACAATTTGTTACAGTATAGATATGCAAATACCACAGTCTCAGAAAAAGGAGAATTTTCATGTACTGGTGCATCCGTTGCCGGGCCTTTCATCATAAATCGAAAACAAAAAGCGACACTATTTTCAACACCGGATTTATTTATATTAATAATACGCTGTATCCGGTAGGCATTTGTTCCACTCTAATATCAAAACCGAAAAACAACTGAACCGGAACGAATCCAGAGCTGCTAATCTATACCTGAAAATCGATACCATTTGTATCGTCAGTGGCAAGACTTTCAAGCTTGCTGGCGGTCGGGTGGCTGTTCGATTGCCTTTCGAGAGCGGGAGATTCCTTGAGAGCCGGGGTGGAATTGCTTTCAATCGAAGTGTTGATTAACTTATTTATGTCCAGACCGAGTTGGTAAAACACTTTTTTCATATCCAAATTCCTTGTCCTGTCTTCCATCCTTATCCTCCTCAGAGTACCCTTGTTTAAGCCTACATTATACATTGTCGGTTATTTCCATAATATTGTTAATAGGACTATTTCCTTTTTTTTAAAATTAGGACTTTCTCCCTTTTCACGTAAAAAACACTTCCTAAAGTTTATTTTTTGGAATAAAATAAATGTGAAATGTCAATGCAGCAAGTTTTTTGCAAGCAGTACCAATCAGTACCCGCTTCATTAATTTTAATATATGATACATTTCGTATCTAGGTCAAGTTTTTTTTGTTATTTTTTAGAAAATGGGAGATACTCAAAATTTAGACTGCACAAAAGAGGTGATCTGGCTGTGAAATACGGTGAACGCATTGCGTTATTAAGAGAGAAGCATTCCATGACCCAGGAGGACCTGTCCAGCAAATTAGGTATAACGCGCGCCTCGCTTTCCCATTACGAAAATAATCGAAGAGAACCTGACTACGAAACCATTCTCAAGATAGCCGATCTTTTTAAAGTATCTGTAGATTATTTGGTCGGACGCGTCGATGACCCCCAAAACGAACTCGATCCGGACATCAGAGAGTTTGTGGATAGCCTGGAGCTTTCGGACAGCAAGATTTTGGAAAAATTCAACTTTACCATTGACGGAAAAAAACTGACGCTCGAAGAAGCAAAACGATTCATCGCTTTTATCCGTGCCGAACGATCGATGAAATAACACGTTCATAAATCACTCGGCAATATACCTGTTTTTGGAAACGATTACATATAATCTCCTCGTTTGAACGCTCATTCCATCATTTCCAATTTCCCCCCACTTGCGCTTAATCCCTGTTACGGGGATTTTCCTTACATATATTTGTGAATTTTTTCACCACACTCCCCGAACAAGTATACTTTATTAAAATATAATTAAATTTTTTTAATTAACTTAAAAATAATTTTCGATAGTAATCAATGGGTTATATCTAGTAAAATAGTAATATATTCCTGATGAGGAGATTAACACACATGCTTACAGGTAATAGAAATCATAATACTAAAGAACTAGATATAATCAAAGTTTCAAAGGAACTGGGTTTGGATGCGAATCGTTTGCTCGAATTTTGCTTCGGCAAATCGGCCGAGGGCAGCCCGAACGATTCCGATAAAAACCGTCCTTAATCTCCTCTCCTCCCCAGCCGGCCGAACCGTCGCGCAACCGACTCAAGAGACTTTCATCTGCCCTTGAACCGCAAAGAACAGGACCATTCGTTATGTCGAATGATCCTGTTCCGTCGCTGCCAAACTCGGCGATCGCCGAATCTCTTCACTGCATGAATTGTGCTACATGTTACGATTCCGCGGGCTGCGTCCAAACCATAGACCAAGCGCTGCCGCACAAAGAAGAACGCCTATCCATGGAGCCATCGGAGCCGTTTCGCCTGTTTGCGGCAGCGTCTTCTTAGGGGAAGCTGCGCCGGATGTTTCGGGATTGCTTCCGCTTGTATCCGCTGCCGGCGTTTCGTCAGCCGGGGATTGCACATCCGGTTCGCCCGCCGGCTTGTCGCCGGACGGAGCGGATGGCCCGCTGCCGGATTGGGATCCGTTCGGCCCCGATCCGTTTGGCGTTGTCCCGTCTTGCGGACTGCTGCCTTTAGGCGCTCCGGAAGGCGCCGTGCCGCCAGGCGGATTGCCGCTGCCTGCGGGCGGCGTTCCCGGAGCCGGGCCGCCGCCGGACCCGTTCGTTCCGGGCTGCGTGCCGCCACCGGGCGTATTTCCGCCGCCGCCGGACGAATCGCCGTCACCCGATGAACCGCCGTCGGACGAGTCTCCTCCGCCGGTGTTTCCGTTGCCCGGATTGTTCCCGTTGCCCGGATTGTTCCCGTTGCCCGGATTGTTTCCGTTGCCTCCGCCCGGATTCGAACTCGACTTGATCAATCCCGCATCAAGCGTCAAGTTCTGTTGGCCGCCTGAAAGGGTGATGATATTCGTCGTTCCGTCCGATTTGGCGTCGGAATCTTTCTCCGCGTCTCCGGCCTTGCTTGGCGAAGTCCAGCCCTGGTATGCGGCAGGCAGATCGAATCTTACATAATACGAGCCCGCCTCGAGATTGGGGAACGTATAATACCCCGGCCTTCCTTGGAAGTCATTCCCTGTTACCGTGTGCGGAAGCTCAG
The window above is part of the Paenibacillus hamazuiensis genome. Proteins encoded here:
- a CDS encoding efflux RND transporter periplasmic adaptor subunit; protein product: MRQKRSKSRSLWTALKITGAAGLAVSIIAVAGCSFAVLPADKALNSAQVESAVKMEKIAKQKIAEPLELPAEVLSSVQIDALAKTGGDVGAILKKRGDLVEEGEVIVKLSSEDADRQRTQAQLSLQNAQEAIELAAKETRSSKLELDRSVQKLELEVEELTKKFNKLRNDYDRGKGTKAELNQAEVELKKNQMDLDALKQKQKTSDASDKIASLKSQQLNAQLALQQAEQVLANLEVKSPVSGILTDLPVVPGMTVQAGSRVGQVVKLDPIKIKVLLNEETAKIARGKTELTYYVPGSEQKSKGKITYVSAVIDPQTKAYELNLEVPNKDMALKPGMRARVQLSDESEQTVLAVPLQSVIREPGGETFVFVNSGDIAEKRQIQLGRSNDFFAEVLSGVKEGEMIVVSGKELLKDKDKIPMASAEGRK
- a CDS encoding CpsD/CapB family tyrosine-protein kinase, yielding MPKAASNIPIVTHLSPSSPTSEAYRILRINIDFAGNGNELKTIAVVSSNRGEGKTTTLLNLAVAYAQAGRKVLVVDGDLRHPSLHLAFGGDNRVGLTSLFAASSPNLNEIVRSTGIENVDCITSGSAISNPSELAASKKMDALLDELKTRYDVILIDTPPSSAFIDAKVIAAKSDGVLVVVEYGKVKRAAAQKLKEDLAHVKANVIGTVFNKSDGTVTAAY
- a CDS encoding helix-turn-helix domain-containing protein, translating into MKLGKRISKLREQRHITQGELAQIIGVTRAALSHYENDRRQPDYETLIKIARFFSVSVEYVMEGEHNNHIQG
- a CDS encoding YveK family protein — its product is MELKEYLQIIKKRLWLIAIVVLVSTITTIFFSYVNNVPIYQASTKLIVNKTVELDQMGKEQMDFGAMAINIRLIDTYKEIINTPAIMDKVVMRYPDLQLTPEQLASIVNVSAFNGTQVMTLSVMDTSYARAVKIVNAVSEVFQTEIPKIMKVDNVTILNPAKLTDAPKPLNSKANQYVIISFAVSLLFGIGIAFLLEYLNDTIKREEDIQKIFGAPMLSTIPIMKKSELKSSGRAVTPRKVGEYAKGSI
- a CDS encoding DUF3973 domain-containing protein, translating into MYWCIRCRAFHHKSKTKSDTIFNTGFIYINNTLYPVGICSTLISKPKNN
- a CDS encoding helix-turn-helix domain-containing protein translates to MKYGERIALLREKHSMTQEDLSSKLGITRASLSHYENNRREPDYETILKIADLFKVSVDYLVGRVDDPQNELDPDIREFVDSLELSDSKILEKFNFTIDGKKLTLEEAKRFIAFIRAERSMK
- a CDS encoding glycosyltransferase family 2 protein — its product is MIPTYRRLNDLTRCLDAIKRQTMPPYEIIVITRNDDTETLNYLKSFSAGDNQTKTVTIHIPGVVQAMNKGLAEVSGDIVAITDDDSEPHSDWLERMDRYFAEDPKIGGVGGRDWICENGRFIDKGAEVVGKLQWFGRMIGNHHLGIGPAREVDFLKGVNCAYRTELLKKRGFDVRLLGTGAQVHWELSIGLALKKTGWKLVYDPAIAVRHFPAQRFDEDKRNEFNPQALRNAVHNETLIIMEHISFFRKLGFFLWAGLIGTSHSPGLIRLLILLLKPGRHSLLKYYHSLSGRLMGIDSWRKYVKKARTNLYEAASFSKMRGD
- the galU gene encoding UTP--glucose-1-phosphate uridylyltransferase GalU, which gives rise to MKQVRKAIIPAAGLGTRFLPATKAMPKEMLPIIDKPTIQYIVEEAVEAGIEDIIIVTGKGKRAIEDHFDHAFELENNLAEKGKLKLLEAVQRSSKVDIHYIRQKEPKGLGHAVWCARRFIGDEPFAVLLGDDIVQAEVPCLKQLIHQYESTGGSIIGVQPVADSETQRYGIIDPIAKEGRLYQVRTFVEKPPAGQAPSNLAIMGRYILNPEIFRFLDLQEEGAGGEIQLTDAIRRLNEIQNVYAYHFQGVRYDVGEKLGFILTTLDFAMQNSELRTQLLEEMEKMVRKQSQAIG
- a CDS encoding UDP-glucose dehydrogenase family protein → MKVTVIGTGYVGLTTGVTLAYLGHEVTCVDLDIGKIDRLNDGVLPIFEPGLGELMAESRDRLAFTTSYLDSVLEADVIFFAVGTPAGPDGSPNLSYLLAAVENTTRYLSGKEKPTVLVNKSTVPVGTADQIAGMIDEAGLGDKVSVASNPEFLSQSKAVYDTLYPDRIVVGGDDSSVAVLTDLYSSIISQSFKAPDHTPRPAGLTHVPLIRVDRRSAELAKYAANAFLSMKISFINEIANVCDRVGADVTNVARIIGTDPRIGSSFLRAGIGYGGSCFPKDTKALQYIADTNGYEFKLLSAVIEVNNEQKYRVIEKLREHVYPIYGEKIAVLGLTFKPGTDDLREAPSIPIINALIDEGAEVFVHDPVALEKARPLLPAKVRLRSNLEEVLKNAGAALLVTEWPEYVNLEPDYLRSVMRRPLLIDGRNALGESRRAGLEYDGIGLGNPNRDQQTGRRSHVS
- a CDS encoding VanZ family protein; the protein is MTLIGIKAAAAALWALVLFIFTCAVNLDNAFKGKVLIVWHPYSNYRDFFIFDDMFKTHSHVFIIKAGHFLGFAILDLLIYALIKHRAYSALLTIAFAVVTEILQLHTFRDGRLYDVLVDAAGVMASHYWLMLIQSRVLRRRLAE